DNA sequence from the Blastocatellia bacterium genome:
ATCATCGTCGGTCAAATGCTCGCGGAGGTGGAGAAAGCACGAGCCGTCAGCAAAGACCAGGCTCGCGTGGGAGATTGGATTTTGCTCACCAAGGGGGTGGCCATCGAGGGGACAGCCGTCCTGGCGCGAGAAAGAGATGCATCGTTAGCCCAACGAGTGGACGCTTCGATTCTGGAGCGGGCGAAAGCCTATCTGGTGAATCCAGGCATCAGCGTGGTTGCAGATGCGCTCACGGCCTGTTCGGTCGCGCGGGTTCATGCAATGCACGACCCGACAGAAGGCGGCATTCTGGGTGGATTGTGGGAACTGGCTGCGGCGGCCTCTCTGGGAATGCATGTCGTTGCTGAGCGCATTCCCGTGCTTCCAGAGACACGCATCCTCTGTCAAGCCCTCGGACTCGATCCTCTGCGACTGATTGCCTCGGGCGCATTGTTGATCGTCGCCCCACCCGCCGAGTGTGACAGGATCATCGCAGCCCTGTCCGAACGGGGGACGCCCGTTTCCATCATCGGCGAGATGAAAGATCCCGCCTACGGGACGAAAATCGAGACCAACGGTCATATCGAACCCTTCGATCCTCCCGAGCGAGATGAAATTGCTCGACTCTTCGACTCTGAGCAGCCGAGAGACCCTCGGGCATCGGAAGCCAGGGGGGTGAGTGCAGACCGCGATGATCTGAAGCAGATGTAATGCCGGCGAGGCCTTAGCAATGTGGCGGAAACACTATCGGTGGTCGTTGCCCCATCGGACGCTCGCACTGGGAGAGCGGACGCTGATTATGGGGGTGCTCAACGTGACCCCCGACTCATTTTCCGATGGAGGCGAGTTCTTCTCTCCAGATCGAGCCATCGCGCGGGCTCTGGAAATCGAAGCCGAAGGAGCGGATATCCTCGACATCGGCGGCGAATCCACCCGTCCTGGAGCGCGGTTCATCTCCGCCGAAGAAGAATTGGAGCGGGTGATGCCCGTGATCCGATCAGTCGCGGGTCGAATTCACATCCCCATCTCCATTGACACGACCAAAGAGGTCGTCGCACGTGCAGCCCTGGATGCCGGAGCCGAAATCATCAACGATATTAGCGGTCTCACCTTCGATCCCCGGCTGGCCGATCTGGCCGCCGCGTCGGGTGCCGGACTGGTCATCATGCATACGCGAGGAACGCCCGACATCATGCAGCAGCTTGAGCCCAGTCCGGACATCTTTGCGGAGATCGAAGACCGTTTCCAGCAGGGCATTGAAGCGGCCCTTCGTTCAGGAGTGAAGCGAGACCAGCTCATCCTTGATCCTGGGATCGGATTCGGGAAAACGCTGGAAGATAATCTCGCCATTCTGAACAATCTGGATCGGTTCAGCCGCTTCGATTTGCCATTGCTCGTCGGGCCGTCGCGGAAGTCCTTCATCGGGCGACTGACGGGGAAGGAGCCTCGAGAGAGAGTCTTCGGAACTGCTGCTGCCGTCACAGCGGCGATCTTTCGCGGAGCACACATTGTTCGGGTTCACGATGTCGCGGCCATGTTCGATGTTGTTCGTGTGGCCGATGCTATCCTCCAATCTGCCTCAGTGGCTGCGGCCGAAGGACAGTGAGGAGGTCCGGGGATCTTTTCATACTGAACGGGCCGGAAAACGCACACGGGCTGAATTTCCATTCGGTACCCCCGTTGGCACCCCGGTGACGTAAAGACGATGTGAATGTGAGGGTTCGATCAAGGCCTGATGGGTGTTAAGTACGGGCGGGGTGCGTTGGACGCCCGGTGGGTGGATTGGTAAAGGAGGATGGGGCATTGAGGAGGAGCCCGCCCGTACGAACCCGAATCTCATGAGGTCCTGAAAAAATGACGGCTGGTGAGAGAAAGACGGAGGAGGGATGGGGTGAAGGTTTTGACCTGGGGCACACGAGAGTTGCTACCTGAGCTGAGTGGTTAGAGCCGGAAGGTAGAGGAAGTAACGCCTGCCCGAGGAGGGGATGAGGAAGCGCTCCGCCTTCTCCCTCACCAGCAAGAGTCAGGAGGGTGGTGATAGATGTTTGCACGGTCCCGGATGGCTTATGATGAAGACAAAAACCCCCAGCCTGTGGGAAAAAGAGTTGGTCCTGCCAGAATGCACCTCCTGTCGCACGAATACGAGCGGGCAAAGGATGAAGGTCGCGCGCGGGAGCAGGCACCATGAGCGGCAACAGTCGCTCGGGCGAGAAAGTCATCAGCAGCATTCGATCCACTCGCACATCGTCAACCGCCTGCGCCGGGGCTGGAACACGATCTTGAGTTCCGGCAGGACCAATCTTGTGAAGGAGGGTTGAGCAAAACCGTCTCAGGCCGGGGACAATCAACCCGGTCGTGCCACGAGAGCTTTGTGTGATGCCGTTGGGTGGAAAATGCCGCAGCTCAGCCTGGTGGGATGGGGAGCTGGCCCCAGGGAACGCGAGTTGGCGCCCTCTGCTGAGAATTGGAGCGTCGTCACGGTTAGAGTCGTCCACAGTCGCTCGAACGTGGTAGTGTCTCTGAAGGGAGCGTGTCGGGGTCGTTCTGAGCGGGGCTTTGTCAGCAGTGTACTGTTCCACACGAGCTGTCGCTTTCAGCACGAACACGAGCTTGGATGACCAACCCTGCCCATTCCCGGGCTGAGCTACGGCCTTCCCTGAACTGACCGCCGATGCAAGGGACGGTATCAGGACGCGGCTCTGAGCTGTGACGTTCATATTAATCATGTTCCCTCGCATCGCCTGCTTCATCATTTAACCTTCAACGTACAGACCTCTCCCCAACGGGCCGAATTCCACAGTCTGAACCTATATTGTCAGCCTTCTGCCTACGACCCCAACAAAGGTGAGCCCGATCTATTCTCCGCTTTGGCTCGCCTTTGTCTGCTCGTCTGAATGACGGCCACTCTTATACTACGAGTCGCCCGAAATGTCAAGAAAAAAAATTCAAGTAATTTCTTAAGTCAGCCAAACTAAGACATAGCGAAAATTGAACTAATTGACTTCAATTCGGCCCGATCCTCTAACTCTCACCGCATCTTTAGGTTAACCGACTCAAGGTACAGAGGCCCTGCCTCGGTGTCGAGTAATTGTGGAAAAGTTGTGGACCGCCTGGGTTACCCTTTTGGGTCGGCTGAGCGCATCCAGATGGCAATCGGGCAGTCAGGACGAGCTTATCCCAGTGCCTGGATCTTATTGAAATTTAGTCATTTGATAGCCAATCTTGAACTTTGAAAATGATACGCCTTAGCTCGTTTTTTGACGGAAAATATAGACCTGTCCTGCCCCGATATTGGCCCGAATCGTCATCCCGGGGGCGCTGATGATGAGGTCGGGCAGCGAGTCCTTATTGATGTCGGCGATGGCTAGTTGCGCCCCGAAAAGCCCGTTGTTCTGTGGGGTTGGTGGAAGCAGGATCATCGGCGTCTGGCCGAAGCTGAACCCTTGGGCCGACAACAGGCCGGTGAGGATAAGCACCCGACCCGCTTTTTCCTGGTTGGATACCATGCTATCGCTTTCGGAAGCGACAAGGTCAACGATGCCATCGCTGGTCAAGTCTGCGAGGGCAAAGGCCGATCCGAAGCGGGCGTTTGATTGAGGCTGCGGGTTCTGAATTATCAGAGGAGGACGTGAGCTGGGGAAAGGACCAAAGAGAACATAGATCCGTCCGGCTTCCGGAAGATTTGACACGTTAGCTTGAGGGGCACCAACGACGATATCGAGGGCGCCATCCTGATCAAGGTCAATCGTGGCCAGCGGGCCGCCAAATCCCTGGTTTTCACCGGTGGGGTCTGGGTTTGACAGAATCACCGGAGTCCGGTTGAAAAGCCCGGACGCACTGCCCAGATAAATGTACACTGCTCCGAGGGTGTTATTGGCCACCGACGCAGCCACGATCAGGTCGGTCTTCCCGTCGGCGTTGACATCTGCAGCGGCTACCGGAGATCCGAAAAAAGAGAGGAGTTCCGGACCGGAGAGCGTAAAATCAATGCGCCGGCCAAAACTTCTCCCGCCAAAAAAAATCTGGACTTGATCTTCGCCCGGGATTCCCACAATCAGGTCATCAATTCGGTCGCCGTTGACATCCGCCACTGCCAGGGACTCGCCGAAAAACGCGATGGGAATAAACTCATCAACCGGCGGGTGGCTGATCGTAACATCCGCGCGCGAGTTGAAATTCGGACCGCCCCAATAGACGAAGACCTGTCCGTCGGCCCTGACCGTCCCCGATTCCTCATCCACGTCGCCATCGGGAGCAGCCACAATCAGGTCCGTTCGTCCATCTCCGTTGAAATCTCCGGCGGCCAGCGTTGCACCAAAACCAATTTCGGGTTTTCCCATGATGGTCAGATCAGGGGTTGAGTCAAATGTCGTTTCTCCGTAGAAGAGAGTTACTCGTCCCTCGGTGTTCGAGACGGCGAGATCGAGCGATCCTCGGGCGTTAAAATCACCGATGGCGAGCGCACGTCCAAACATGGCGTTCGATTGAGGGGTCTTCTCGGCCAAAACCAAGGGGGGATCGAGCGATTGCCCCACCATCATCAGAGGATGGATCATGAGCGTGGTAATAAGAGGAATCACGAGAAGAAGAGCGCGGCTCTGTCGCGGATGTTTCCTCATAATGACCTCCGGTGGGCAAGGAATAGGGGGAAGCCTCTATCCTCGGCCGTTATGATATTGCCGTACATCGGCCCTCCTTCGTCTTCGTTCAGCCAAGTGCAGAATGGGGATTCTGTCGGATAACTCCCGCGCAACGAACACTGCGAGAAGCCAAGCCTCAGGGCGGAGGATATCTCCGGTTTGCGGTCCTGCTTGTCTGTCACATGTGCTTTGGTCGGCATCCCGGACAGCGCCACTACTGAGCGCGGGTGGCCTACGTCCCCTGTGCGCGAAAGAGGTAAGCGACGCCAGCGTAAGTTCGACCTGAGCGACTCATTCCCGGAGCTGTAGCCACAAGCTCCAATGCATTGGCGGTGTCGGCAACCAGGTTGGCTAGCGCCAGAGC
Encoded proteins:
- a CDS encoding AIR synthase family protein, which encodes MTAKRFLPVGKLPLALLNEQIGRIRRADDRVVLGPRIGEDAALIDFGDRFLVAKTDPITFATDRIGWYAVHITANDVAVMGAQPRWFLAALLLPEGRTDADLVAAIFADIAAAGEQLGVTLIGGHTEITAGLDRPIIVGQMLAEVEKARAVSKDQARVGDWILLTKGVAIEGTAVLARERDASLAQRVDASILERAKAYLVNPGISVVADALTACSVARVHAMHDPTEGGILGGLWELAAAASLGMHVVAERIPVLPETRILCQALGLDPLRLIASGALLIVAPPAECDRIIAALSERGTPVSIIGEMKDPAYGTKIETNGHIEPFDPPERDEIARLFDSEQPRDPRASEARGVSADRDDLKQM
- the folP gene encoding dihydropteroate synthase, encoding MWRKHYRWSLPHRTLALGERTLIMGVLNVTPDSFSDGGEFFSPDRAIARALEIEAEGADILDIGGESTRPGARFISAEEELERVMPVIRSVAGRIHIPISIDTTKEVVARAALDAGAEIINDISGLTFDPRLADLAAASGAGLVIMHTRGTPDIMQQLEPSPDIFAEIEDRFQQGIEAALRSGVKRDQLILDPGIGFGKTLEDNLAILNNLDRFSRFDLPLLVGPSRKSFIGRLTGKEPRERVFGTAAAVTAAIFRGAHIVRVHDVAAMFDVVRVADAILQSASVAAAEGQ
- a CDS encoding FG-GAP and VCBS repeat-containing protein is translated as MRKHPRQSRALLLVIPLITTLMIHPLMMVGQSLDPPLVLAEKTPQSNAMFGRALAIGDFNARGSLDLAVSNTEGRVTLFYGETTFDSTPDLTIMGKPEIGFGATLAAGDFNGDGRTDLIVAAPDGDVDEESGTVRADGQVFVYWGGPNFNSRADVTISHPPVDEFIPIAFFGESLAVADVNGDRIDDLIVGIPGEDQVQIFFGGRSFGRRIDFTLSGPELLSFFGSPVAAADVNADGKTDLIVAASVANNTLGAVYIYLGSASGLFNRTPVILSNPDPTGENQGFGGPLATIDLDQDGALDIVVGAPQANVSNLPEAGRIYVLFGPFPSSRPPLIIQNPQPQSNARFGSAFALADLTSDGIVDLVASESDSMVSNQEKAGRVLILTGLLSAQGFSFGQTPMILLPPTPQNNGLFGAQLAIADINKDSLPDLIISAPGMTIRANIGAGQVYIFRQKTS